In Dysidea avara chromosome 3, odDysAvar1.4, whole genome shotgun sequence, a single window of DNA contains:
- the LOC136249141 gene encoding uncharacterized protein isoform X1, with translation MMERTIALSMAINATRDASKEEYCQIMSASRDGDNSAIQKLIGKGVDIANTHFENWYNQTPLHLSAWGGHIDVATSLIEQGAEVEALSSVNSTPLNVAAYHGQCDMLNLLLKSGAKCDSTDWGHHTPLYWAARRGHTDITDRLILANADLEKPEMSRHWTPLHAASYHGNLDIVKLLVDAGADFDATDKDGNTPLQLALQQKHTEVVQYFVEDTKMEATQLDEHQQLMIDSLMMKMDTRQCASSIIPALAIETSLYSNRGNEGFKRKTAISYQEALKIGTRASNQFKLILLGVEGAGKTSTVDSLLNKPFNPDQASTIGADLNKCTVDRILVSKWKQTEVKDHMQDVVKQYRCEMKSCMNKVSRKPVEEHLSKGTFKFTYSQATFAEAKVVIESKPFGGSSDVKIIIYDLGGQEIYQVLRCLFLASEDIAFVVFDASIGLDGHVKNRQRWTRFKRKVEAKGTQTNLEAIEMLLNSVYSQCSIKSAGSTSNRTPVIVLIATHAKDLTSEQKEEMKDTIYEKFSGRPFMDHLPKSKDDAIHFIDNAVRDMKVFEHLKEVVLAAADCVIKKKCPIPYLKFESEILNVSLTKTTITKQEASEIAIKSNLQDDIEFVLHHFHQKGILQYYSRVKSLQNEVFISPQEVSDNVSTVISTHNCEPNSARLQKSCNRYETYGILEEALLDHMLEACNRTHKKNILLGLLEMFNLAVVLHKDTRFIDEDQSYSTPVSGRVFLIPSMLTYNEKKIYHKKDGDIVIQFHFPDKFLPETIFNRVLVKTVVWCNKNDHEIRGIYHGSGHFDFKDRKQCFRLQQCSTTFSIKCFITVDQQRATNEFQLQEMLKHRNELVAHLQCCVSEVHHSCIPSAEKPIAYLECPLIHEPDYPPHIQLDQINDTDEVLCRPSNNQPIPKEAYILLCRVSYCETDPDMPYSDCADFDDDTVMELLWELNPEMNKYINLDCLLPYLNRHKVLTRSERFCFNNSSKSQNEKIAYLLQVLDGKDSGTVLKFIRALKEETEHTGHMKLYSLLAQRRGRV, from the exons GAAGAATACTGCCAGATTATGTCAGCATCCAGGGATGGTGACAATAGTGCGATACAGAAGCTTATTGGGAAAGGCGTGGACATTGCAAATACTCATTTTGAGAATTGG TACAACCAGACACCGTTACACTTGTCAGCATGGGGTGGTCACATTGATGTAGCCACTTCACTCATAGAGCAAGGAGCTGAAGTTGAAGCACTGAGCTCG GTAAATAGTACTCCTTTAAATGTGGCTGCCTATCATGGGCAGTGTGACATGCTAAACCTACTTTTGAAATCAGGGGCTAAATGTGACAGTACAGATTGG GGTCATCACACACCATTGTACTGGGCTGCCCGTCGTGGTCATACTGACATTACTGACAGGCTTATCCTGGCTAATGCTGATCTTGAAAAGCCTGAGATG TCAAGACACTGGACACCTTTACATGCAGCCTCCTATCACGGTAATCTTGATATAGTGAAGTTGCTGGTAGATGCTGGAGCTGACTTTGATGCCACAGACAAg gaTGGTAATACACCACTGCAGTTGGCTTTACAGCAGAAACATACTGAAGTTGTGCAGTATTTTGTTGAAGATACCAAAATGGAAGCTACCCAGCTTGATGAA CATCAGCAACTAATGATTGATAGTTTGATGATGAAAATGGATACCAGACAGTGTGCTAGTAGTATTATACCAGCCCTTGCTATTGAAACGA GTCTGTATTCTAATAGAGGGAATGAAGGATTTAAGAGAAAGACAGCCATCTCCTACCAAGAGGCTTTAAAGATTGGTACGCGTGCCTCCAACCAGTTTAAGTTGATTTTGCTTGGAGTTGAGGGTGCTGGAAAAACCAGCACAGTTGATTCACTTTTAAATAAACCATTTAACCCTGACCAGGCATCTACCATTGGTGCTGATTTAAACAAGTGTACTGTGGATCGAATTCTTGTCAGTAAATGGAAACAAACTGAAGTAAAGGATCACATGCAAGATGTAGTCAAACAGTACAGGTGTGAAATGAAGTCCTGCATGAATAAAGTGTCCCGAAAACCAGTGGAAGAGCATTTAAGCAAAGGTACCTTCAAATTTACTTATAGCCAAGCCACCTTTGCAGAAGCTAAAGTGGTCATTGAAAGCAAACCATTTGGTGGAAGCAGTGATGTAAAAATTATAATATATGACCTTGGAGGTCAAGAAATTTATCAGGTACTGCGTTGCCTATTCCTTGCTTCTGAAGACATTGCATTTGTAGTTTTTGATGCATCCATTGGACTTGACGGACATGTGAAAAATAGACAACGTTGGACAAGATTTAAAAGAAAAGTTGAAGCCAAGGGGACCCAAACCAATCTCGAAGCTATTGAAATGCTTTTAAATTCTGTTTATAGTCAATGTAGTATCAAAAGTGCAGGCTCTACTTCCAATCGTACACCAGTAATTGTTTTGATAGCAACCCATGCCAAAGATCTCACCAGTGAACAAAAAGAAGAAATGAAAGACACAATATATGAAAAGTTTTCAGGTAGACCCTTTATGGACCACTTGCCGAAATCTAAAGATGACGCCATTCATTTCATTGACAATGCAGTCAGAGATATGAAAGTGTTTGAGCACCTTAAAGAAGTAGTTTTGGCAGCTGCAGACTGTGTAATCAAAAAGAAATGCCCTATACCATATCTAAAATTTGAGTCAGAAATTCTTAATGTATCCTTGACCAAAACCACTATTACTAAACAGGAAGCTTCAGAAATTGCTATAAAGTCAAATTTGCAAGATGACATAGAGTTTGTATTGCATCACTTCCACCAAAAAGGAATCTTACAATATTACTCAAGAGTGAAATCACTACAAAATGAGGTGTTCATATCACCACAAGAAGTTTCAGATAATGTTTCCACTGTAATCAGTACACACAATTGTGAACCAAATTCAGCAAGACTACAGAAGTCCTGTAACCGATATGAAACTTATGGGATACTTGAGGAAGCACTTCTTGATCACATGTTGGAGGCATGTAATCGTACTCACAAGAAAAATATCCTACTCGGTCTGTTGGAGATGTTCAATCTTGCCGTAGTTCTTCATAAAGATACAAGGTTCATTGATGAGGATCAGTCATATTCCACTCCAGTATCAGGTAGAGTTTTCTTAATACCATCCATGCTTACTTACAACGAAAAGAAAATCTATCACAAAAAAGATGGGGATATTGTAATCCAGTTCCACTTCCCTGACAAATTTCTACCAGAAACAATTTTTAATCGAGTGCTGGTAAAAACTGTGGTTTGGTGTAATAAAAATGACCATGAAATTAGAGG AATCTACCATGGTAGTGGCCATTTTGATTTTAAAGACAGGAAACAATGCTTCAGATTGCAGCAGTGTTCAACAACATTTTCAATAAAGTGCTTTATAACTGTTGACCAGCAACGAGCAACCAATgaatttcagctacaagaaatgtTGAAGCATCGCAATGAACTTGTTGCTCATTTACAATGCTGTGTCAGTGAAGTACACCACTCTTGTATTCCATCAGCTGAAAAACCAATTGCTTACTTAGAGTGTCCATTGATCCACGAGCCTGACTATCCTCCTCATATCCAGCTTGATCAAATTAATGACACTGATGAGGTTCTGTGTCGGCCAAGCAACAATCAACCAATTCCTAAAGAAGCTTACATTTTACTATGCAGAGTCTCATACTGTGAAA CTGATCCCGATATGCCATATTCAGACTGTGCAGATTTTGATGATGATACAGTAATGGAACTGCTATGGGAACTCAACCCAGAGATGAATAAGTACATCAATTTAGACTGTCTACTTCCTTATTTAAACCGACACAAAGTTCTAACCAGATCTGAAAGGTTCTGTTTTAACAATTCTTCTAAATCTCAAAATGAAAAGATAGCTTATCTCTTACAAGTTTTGGATGGTAAAGATAGTGGTACTGTGCTGAAGTTTATACGAGCTTTAAAGGAAGAGACAGAACATACTGGACATATGAAACTTTATTCTTTACTAGCACAACGGAGGGGCCGAGTATAA
- the LOC136249152 gene encoding peroxisomal sarcosine oxidase-like isoform X2, whose protein sequence is MAGRSEVLVYDVAVIGAGVIGSAAAYQIAKTGLKVVLLEQFDVGHTRGSSHGGSRITRHLYNTDYYTKMTIEAFPLWEQVEKESGITVYRKTGLTQFAPKGSKTVDNLLAIMKQFDLPVSVVDAKEAKDKCPYITVPDNFVGVFEEDAGILATSKCVTALQNVFIKSGGKLLDCYPITEVVPGNIVVLKSSTKEVIRAKKVVITVGPWAKKFLELLGLDLPLRTVRNESLFWEADPLPDNGRRNFNIIIVSDGEDTDGCYMIPEHEYPGLVKISYRSKYGVEVDPDARDAKVTQDGIEITKKFISKYCTGISTTPSVVEPCIVTVMGSSWLQL, encoded by the exons ATGGCAGGGCGTAGTGAAGTACTAGTGTATGATGTCGCGGTGATAGGAGCTGGTGTGATAGGAAGTGCTGCAGCTTACCAGATTGCTAAGACAGGATTGAAAGTTGTCTTGTTGGAACAG TTTGATGTTGGTCACACCAGGGGTAGTTCCCATGGTGGTTCCCGGATCACCAGACACCTCTACAACACTGACTACTACACCAAGATGACAATTGAGGCCTTCCCATTATGGGAACAAGTAGAAAAGGAGTCTGGAATAACTGTGTATAG AAAGACTGGACTAACTCAGTTTGCTCCTAAAGGCTCTAAGACAGTGGATAACTTACTTGCTATCATGAAACAGTTTGATCTACCAGTCAGTGTAGTGGATGCCAAGGAGGCCAAAGACAAGTGCCCCTACATTACTGTACCTGACAATTTTGTGGGAGTCTTTGAGGAAGACGCTGGAATATTAGCCACCAGCaaatgtgtgactgctctacaG AATGTGTTTATCAAGAGTGGAGGGAAACTACTTGACTGTTATCCAATAACTGAAGTTGTTCCCGggaacattgttgtactgaaaAGCAGCACCAAGGAAGTTATCAGAGCCAAGAAAGTGGTCATCACAGTAG GTCCATGGGCCAAGAAATTTCTGGAACTCCTTGGGTTGGATCTTCCACTGAGAACTGTAAGAAATGAAAGTTTGTTTTGGGAAGCTGATCCTTTACCTGATAATGGCAGAAGAAATTTCAACATCATCATTGTCTCTGATGGTGAGGACACTGATGGATGTTATATGATCCCAGAACATGAGTATCCTGGTTTAGTGaag atatcATACAGATCAAAGTATGGGGTTGAGGTGGACCCTGATGCAAGAGATGCTAAAGTTACTCAAGACGGGATAGAGATAACAAAGAAATTCATCTCAAAATATTGTACTGGGATCAGCACCACTCCTAGTGTAGTGGAACCATGTATAGTTACT GTCATGGGTTCAAGTTGGCTCCAGTTGTAG
- the LOC136249152 gene encoding peroxisomal sarcosine oxidase-like isoform X3: MTIEAFPLWEQVEKESGITVYRKTGLTQFAPKGSKTVDNLLAIMKQFDLPVSVVDAKEAKDKCPYITVPDNFVGVFEEDAGILATSKCVTALQNVFIKSGGKLLDCYPITEVVPGNIVVLKSSTKEVIRAKKVVITVGPWAKKFLELLGLDLPLRTVRNESLFWEADPLPDNGRRNFNIIIVSDGEDTDGCYMIPEHEYPGLVKISYRSKYGVEVDPDARDAKVTQDGIEITKKFISKYCTGISTTPSVVEPCIVTKTPDNDFIIDKHPIYNNIIIGVGFTGHGFKLAPVVGKILCEMTMDLPLSYDMTPFAVNRFGK, translated from the exons ATGACAATTGAGGCCTTCCCATTATGGGAACAAGTAGAAAAGGAGTCTGGAATAACTGTGTATAG AAAGACTGGACTAACTCAGTTTGCTCCTAAAGGCTCTAAGACAGTGGATAACTTACTTGCTATCATGAAACAGTTTGATCTACCAGTCAGTGTAGTGGATGCCAAGGAGGCCAAAGACAAGTGCCCCTACATTACTGTACCTGACAATTTTGTGGGAGTCTTTGAGGAAGACGCTGGAATATTAGCCACCAGCaaatgtgtgactgctctacaG AATGTGTTTATCAAGAGTGGAGGGAAACTACTTGACTGTTATCCAATAACTGAAGTTGTTCCCGggaacattgttgtactgaaaAGCAGCACCAAGGAAGTTATCAGAGCCAAGAAAGTGGTCATCACAGTAG GTCCATGGGCCAAGAAATTTCTGGAACTCCTTGGGTTGGATCTTCCACTGAGAACTGTAAGAAATGAAAGTTTGTTTTGGGAAGCTGATCCTTTACCTGATAATGGCAGAAGAAATTTCAACATCATCATTGTCTCTGATGGTGAGGACACTGATGGATGTTATATGATCCCAGAACATGAGTATCCTGGTTTAGTGaag atatcATACAGATCAAAGTATGGGGTTGAGGTGGACCCTGATGCAAGAGATGCTAAAGTTACTCAAGACGGGATAGAGATAACAAAGAAATTCATCTCAAAATATTGTACTGGGATCAGCACCACTCCTAGTGTAGTGGAACCATGTATAGTTACT AAAACACCTGACAATGATTTTATCATTGATAAACATCCAATATACAATAATATCATTATTGGAGTAGGATTTACAG GTCATGGGTTCAAGTTGGCTCCAGTTGTAGGCAAGATACTCTGTGAAATGACAATGGATCTACCACTATCGTATGATATGACTCCATTTGCTGTAAATAGATttggaaagtag
- the LOC136249141 gene encoding uncharacterized protein isoform X2, translated as MSASRDGDNSAIQKLIGKGVDIANTHFENWYNQTPLHLSAWGGHIDVATSLIEQGAEVEALSSVNSTPLNVAAYHGQCDMLNLLLKSGAKCDSTDWGHHTPLYWAARRGHTDITDRLILANADLEKPEMSRHWTPLHAASYHGNLDIVKLLVDAGADFDATDKDGNTPLQLALQQKHTEVVQYFVEDTKMEATQLDEHQQLMIDSLMMKMDTRQCASSIIPALAIETSLYSNRGNEGFKRKTAISYQEALKIGTRASNQFKLILLGVEGAGKTSTVDSLLNKPFNPDQASTIGADLNKCTVDRILVSKWKQTEVKDHMQDVVKQYRCEMKSCMNKVSRKPVEEHLSKGTFKFTYSQATFAEAKVVIESKPFGGSSDVKIIIYDLGGQEIYQVLRCLFLASEDIAFVVFDASIGLDGHVKNRQRWTRFKRKVEAKGTQTNLEAIEMLLNSVYSQCSIKSAGSTSNRTPVIVLIATHAKDLTSEQKEEMKDTIYEKFSGRPFMDHLPKSKDDAIHFIDNAVRDMKVFEHLKEVVLAAADCVIKKKCPIPYLKFESEILNVSLTKTTITKQEASEIAIKSNLQDDIEFVLHHFHQKGILQYYSRVKSLQNEVFISPQEVSDNVSTVISTHNCEPNSARLQKSCNRYETYGILEEALLDHMLEACNRTHKKNILLGLLEMFNLAVVLHKDTRFIDEDQSYSTPVSGRVFLIPSMLTYNEKKIYHKKDGDIVIQFHFPDKFLPETIFNRVLVKTVVWCNKNDHEIRGIYHGSGHFDFKDRKQCFRLQQCSTTFSIKCFITVDQQRATNEFQLQEMLKHRNELVAHLQCCVSEVHHSCIPSAEKPIAYLECPLIHEPDYPPHIQLDQINDTDEVLCRPSNNQPIPKEAYILLCRVSYCETDPDMPYSDCADFDDDTVMELLWELNPEMNKYINLDCLLPYLNRHKVLTRSERFCFNNSSKSQNEKIAYLLQVLDGKDSGTVLKFIRALKEETEHTGHMKLYSLLAQRRGRV; from the exons ATGTCAGCATCCAGGGATGGTGACAATAGTGCGATACAGAAGCTTATTGGGAAAGGCGTGGACATTGCAAATACTCATTTTGAGAATTGG TACAACCAGACACCGTTACACTTGTCAGCATGGGGTGGTCACATTGATGTAGCCACTTCACTCATAGAGCAAGGAGCTGAAGTTGAAGCACTGAGCTCG GTAAATAGTACTCCTTTAAATGTGGCTGCCTATCATGGGCAGTGTGACATGCTAAACCTACTTTTGAAATCAGGGGCTAAATGTGACAGTACAGATTGG GGTCATCACACACCATTGTACTGGGCTGCCCGTCGTGGTCATACTGACATTACTGACAGGCTTATCCTGGCTAATGCTGATCTTGAAAAGCCTGAGATG TCAAGACACTGGACACCTTTACATGCAGCCTCCTATCACGGTAATCTTGATATAGTGAAGTTGCTGGTAGATGCTGGAGCTGACTTTGATGCCACAGACAAg gaTGGTAATACACCACTGCAGTTGGCTTTACAGCAGAAACATACTGAAGTTGTGCAGTATTTTGTTGAAGATACCAAAATGGAAGCTACCCAGCTTGATGAA CATCAGCAACTAATGATTGATAGTTTGATGATGAAAATGGATACCAGACAGTGTGCTAGTAGTATTATACCAGCCCTTGCTATTGAAACGA GTCTGTATTCTAATAGAGGGAATGAAGGATTTAAGAGAAAGACAGCCATCTCCTACCAAGAGGCTTTAAAGATTGGTACGCGTGCCTCCAACCAGTTTAAGTTGATTTTGCTTGGAGTTGAGGGTGCTGGAAAAACCAGCACAGTTGATTCACTTTTAAATAAACCATTTAACCCTGACCAGGCATCTACCATTGGTGCTGATTTAAACAAGTGTACTGTGGATCGAATTCTTGTCAGTAAATGGAAACAAACTGAAGTAAAGGATCACATGCAAGATGTAGTCAAACAGTACAGGTGTGAAATGAAGTCCTGCATGAATAAAGTGTCCCGAAAACCAGTGGAAGAGCATTTAAGCAAAGGTACCTTCAAATTTACTTATAGCCAAGCCACCTTTGCAGAAGCTAAAGTGGTCATTGAAAGCAAACCATTTGGTGGAAGCAGTGATGTAAAAATTATAATATATGACCTTGGAGGTCAAGAAATTTATCAGGTACTGCGTTGCCTATTCCTTGCTTCTGAAGACATTGCATTTGTAGTTTTTGATGCATCCATTGGACTTGACGGACATGTGAAAAATAGACAACGTTGGACAAGATTTAAAAGAAAAGTTGAAGCCAAGGGGACCCAAACCAATCTCGAAGCTATTGAAATGCTTTTAAATTCTGTTTATAGTCAATGTAGTATCAAAAGTGCAGGCTCTACTTCCAATCGTACACCAGTAATTGTTTTGATAGCAACCCATGCCAAAGATCTCACCAGTGAACAAAAAGAAGAAATGAAAGACACAATATATGAAAAGTTTTCAGGTAGACCCTTTATGGACCACTTGCCGAAATCTAAAGATGACGCCATTCATTTCATTGACAATGCAGTCAGAGATATGAAAGTGTTTGAGCACCTTAAAGAAGTAGTTTTGGCAGCTGCAGACTGTGTAATCAAAAAGAAATGCCCTATACCATATCTAAAATTTGAGTCAGAAATTCTTAATGTATCCTTGACCAAAACCACTATTACTAAACAGGAAGCTTCAGAAATTGCTATAAAGTCAAATTTGCAAGATGACATAGAGTTTGTATTGCATCACTTCCACCAAAAAGGAATCTTACAATATTACTCAAGAGTGAAATCACTACAAAATGAGGTGTTCATATCACCACAAGAAGTTTCAGATAATGTTTCCACTGTAATCAGTACACACAATTGTGAACCAAATTCAGCAAGACTACAGAAGTCCTGTAACCGATATGAAACTTATGGGATACTTGAGGAAGCACTTCTTGATCACATGTTGGAGGCATGTAATCGTACTCACAAGAAAAATATCCTACTCGGTCTGTTGGAGATGTTCAATCTTGCCGTAGTTCTTCATAAAGATACAAGGTTCATTGATGAGGATCAGTCATATTCCACTCCAGTATCAGGTAGAGTTTTCTTAATACCATCCATGCTTACTTACAACGAAAAGAAAATCTATCACAAAAAAGATGGGGATATTGTAATCCAGTTCCACTTCCCTGACAAATTTCTACCAGAAACAATTTTTAATCGAGTGCTGGTAAAAACTGTGGTTTGGTGTAATAAAAATGACCATGAAATTAGAGG AATCTACCATGGTAGTGGCCATTTTGATTTTAAAGACAGGAAACAATGCTTCAGATTGCAGCAGTGTTCAACAACATTTTCAATAAAGTGCTTTATAACTGTTGACCAGCAACGAGCAACCAATgaatttcagctacaagaaatgtTGAAGCATCGCAATGAACTTGTTGCTCATTTACAATGCTGTGTCAGTGAAGTACACCACTCTTGTATTCCATCAGCTGAAAAACCAATTGCTTACTTAGAGTGTCCATTGATCCACGAGCCTGACTATCCTCCTCATATCCAGCTTGATCAAATTAATGACACTGATGAGGTTCTGTGTCGGCCAAGCAACAATCAACCAATTCCTAAAGAAGCTTACATTTTACTATGCAGAGTCTCATACTGTGAAA CTGATCCCGATATGCCATATTCAGACTGTGCAGATTTTGATGATGATACAGTAATGGAACTGCTATGGGAACTCAACCCAGAGATGAATAAGTACATCAATTTAGACTGTCTACTTCCTTATTTAAACCGACACAAAGTTCTAACCAGATCTGAAAGGTTCTGTTTTAACAATTCTTCTAAATCTCAAAATGAAAAGATAGCTTATCTCTTACAAGTTTTGGATGGTAAAGATAGTGGTACTGTGCTGAAGTTTATACGAGCTTTAAAGGAAGAGACAGAACATACTGGACATATGAAACTTTATTCTTTACTAGCACAACGGAGGGGCCGAGTATAA
- the LOC136249152 gene encoding peroxisomal sarcosine oxidase-like isoform X1 has translation MAGRSEVLVYDVAVIGAGVIGSAAAYQIAKTGLKVVLLEQFDVGHTRGSSHGGSRITRHLYNTDYYTKMTIEAFPLWEQVEKESGITVYRKTGLTQFAPKGSKTVDNLLAIMKQFDLPVSVVDAKEAKDKCPYITVPDNFVGVFEEDAGILATSKCVTALQNVFIKSGGKLLDCYPITEVVPGNIVVLKSSTKEVIRAKKVVITVGPWAKKFLELLGLDLPLRTVRNESLFWEADPLPDNGRRNFNIIIVSDGEDTDGCYMIPEHEYPGLVKISYRSKYGVEVDPDARDAKVTQDGIEITKKFISKYCTGISTTPSVVEPCIVTKTPDNDFIIDKHPIYNNIIIGVGFTGHGFKLAPVVGKILCEMTMDLPLSYDMTPFAVNRFGK, from the exons ATGGCAGGGCGTAGTGAAGTACTAGTGTATGATGTCGCGGTGATAGGAGCTGGTGTGATAGGAAGTGCTGCAGCTTACCAGATTGCTAAGACAGGATTGAAAGTTGTCTTGTTGGAACAG TTTGATGTTGGTCACACCAGGGGTAGTTCCCATGGTGGTTCCCGGATCACCAGACACCTCTACAACACTGACTACTACACCAAGATGACAATTGAGGCCTTCCCATTATGGGAACAAGTAGAAAAGGAGTCTGGAATAACTGTGTATAG AAAGACTGGACTAACTCAGTTTGCTCCTAAAGGCTCTAAGACAGTGGATAACTTACTTGCTATCATGAAACAGTTTGATCTACCAGTCAGTGTAGTGGATGCCAAGGAGGCCAAAGACAAGTGCCCCTACATTACTGTACCTGACAATTTTGTGGGAGTCTTTGAGGAAGACGCTGGAATATTAGCCACCAGCaaatgtgtgactgctctacaG AATGTGTTTATCAAGAGTGGAGGGAAACTACTTGACTGTTATCCAATAACTGAAGTTGTTCCCGggaacattgttgtactgaaaAGCAGCACCAAGGAAGTTATCAGAGCCAAGAAAGTGGTCATCACAGTAG GTCCATGGGCCAAGAAATTTCTGGAACTCCTTGGGTTGGATCTTCCACTGAGAACTGTAAGAAATGAAAGTTTGTTTTGGGAAGCTGATCCTTTACCTGATAATGGCAGAAGAAATTTCAACATCATCATTGTCTCTGATGGTGAGGACACTGATGGATGTTATATGATCCCAGAACATGAGTATCCTGGTTTAGTGaag atatcATACAGATCAAAGTATGGGGTTGAGGTGGACCCTGATGCAAGAGATGCTAAAGTTACTCAAGACGGGATAGAGATAACAAAGAAATTCATCTCAAAATATTGTACTGGGATCAGCACCACTCCTAGTGTAGTGGAACCATGTATAGTTACT AAAACACCTGACAATGATTTTATCATTGATAAACATCCAATATACAATAATATCATTATTGGAGTAGGATTTACAG GTCATGGGTTCAAGTTGGCTCCAGTTGTAGGCAAGATACTCTGTGAAATGACAATGGATCTACCACTATCGTATGATATGACTCCATTTGCTGTAAATAGATttggaaagtag